A genomic window from Dechloromonas sp. A34 includes:
- the tssJ gene encoding type VI secretion system lipoprotein TssJ yields the protein MSIPRKPRFNCLFVAILGLLAALVSGCSTTSGVQLAGAAIGMVLEATGVIKKDSGDPSKKLTDLSLRVFAGEELNTTSNGKSLSLVMKIYILRSPERLKMLTYPEISTTESEREALGDSLISVREITVIPGKSYDLQLKIPGEATTIGIVGMFRAPFSYRWKLAFDAKNSFDTGIIVGAHACALTASKGSLASDISPDSVHSLIGVQCNQ from the coding sequence ATGAGCATTCCAAGGAAGCCTCGTTTCAATTGCTTGTTCGTTGCAATCCTTGGCCTGCTGGCCGCACTGGTTTCGGGATGCAGTACCACATCCGGAGTTCAACTCGCCGGGGCGGCGATTGGCATGGTTCTGGAGGCCACCGGCGTCATCAAGAAAGACTCTGGCGATCCGAGCAAGAAGCTGACGGATCTGTCGCTCCGGGTCTTCGCCGGCGAAGAACTCAACACGACCAGCAATGGAAAATCGCTGTCATTGGTGATGAAGATTTACATCCTGCGCTCCCCGGAGCGACTGAAGATGCTGACCTACCCCGAGATATCCACTACCGAGAGTGAAAGGGAGGCGCTCGGCGATTCCCTGATTTCGGTTCGCGAAATCACCGTCATCCCCGGCAAGTCCTACGACCTCCAGTTGAAGATTCCCGGAGAGGCCACCACCATCGGCATCGTCGGCATGTTCCGGGCGCCGTTCTCCTATCGCTGGAAGCTGGCGTTCGATGCCAAGAACTCCTTCGATACCGGCATCATCGTCGGCGCCCACGCCTGCGCCCTGACCGCCAGCAAGGGCAGCCTGGCGAGCGATATCAGCCCTGACTCGGTCCACTCCTTGATCGGGGTCCAATGCAACCAGTAG